The following proteins are encoded in a genomic region of Colletotrichum higginsianum IMI 349063 chromosome 9, whole genome shotgun sequence:
- a CDS encoding J domain-containing protein 1: MAHVIKWSGTPHTILKAHRRYVHSDRQKPQLYNPRQVYDKAPWPRGSHPSPHEILGASPGTPYSKKQFHRLVKLYHPDLYVQNGIEVMGVSRATRIERYRLVVEAHEILKDPHKRLLYEKYGLGWSLPTQRVRHTSASSHATGTYGTYDGRSSAEQARTGQQFPIFASNAVFAIVVIAMAMAGAVVQLKRARKAQWDFKDRDLVLQEAISRDLQGLADRLEGKPRDLRILEFLARRELRNWSSREALFAGLDQSENICRH, from the coding sequence ATGGCCCATGTCATCAAGTGGAGCGGCACACCGCACACGATTCTCAAGGCCCATCGACGATATGTGCACTCGGACAGGCAGAAACCCCAGCTGTATAACCCCCGGCAGGTCTACGACAAGGCCCCTTGGCCTCGGGGCTCTCACCCATCACCCCATGAGATCCTCGGGGCCAGCCCTGGCACGCCTTACTCGAAGAAGCAATTCCACCGGCTGGTGAAATTATATCACCCCGACCTTTACGTCCAGAACGGCATAGAGGTGATGGGTGTTTCGCGCGCTACCAGGATTGAACGCTACCGTCTGGTAGTGGAAGCACACGAAATCCTGAAAGATCCACACAAGCGGTTGCTCTATGAGAAATACGGTCTTGGGTGGTCGTTGCCTACGCAACGGGTTCGGCACACGTCTGCCTCCTCTCACGCTACCGGAACTTATGGTACATACGACGGCCGGTCATCCGCCGAGCAGGCCCGGACAGGGCAGCAATTTCCGATCTTCGCTTCCAACGCGGTTTTTGCCATTGTTGTCATTgcgatggcgatggctgGCGCTGTCGTACAGCTCAAGCGCGCTCGAAAGGCCCAGTGGGACTTCAAGGACCGGGATCTGGTTTTGCAGGAGGCGATCAGTAGAGACCTGCAGGGTCTAGCAGACAGGCTCGAGGGAAAGCCGAGAGACCTGCGAATATTAGAATTTCTGGCGCGGAGGGAACTTAGGAACTGGTCGTCACGGGAGGCTCTATTTGCAGGGCTTGATCAGAGTGAAAACATCTGCCGCCATTGA